One window of Tepidanaerobacter acetatoxydans Re1 genomic DNA carries:
- a CDS encoding AAA family ATPase → MKIAITGKGGVGKTTFAGVLSKVLAEDGYGVLAVDADPDANLPMALGIPEEKLSSITPLSEIKDIIAKRTEAVPGVFGQMFKLNPKVDDIPEKYCIEHDGIKLLVMGTVKAGGSGCICPEHAFLRALMQHLLLTPQEALIMDMEAGIEHLGRATADCVDAFIVVAEPGQRSIQTLKTIKKLALDIGIQKIFVVGNKIRTNEEKSFIINACENISILGFLPYDAALIEADRQGKTPFNKGECYTDEVRAIKDKILNLINN, encoded by the coding sequence ATGAAGATAGCAATTACCGGTAAAGGCGGTGTAGGTAAAACCACGTTTGCCGGAGTTCTTTCGAAAGTATTGGCCGAAGACGGCTATGGGGTGCTTGCCGTTGATGCGGACCCAGATGCAAACCTTCCAATGGCTTTAGGTATTCCTGAAGAAAAATTATCATCTATAACCCCTCTTTCAGAAATAAAAGATATTATCGCTAAAAGAACTGAAGCTGTTCCAGGGGTATTTGGCCAGATGTTTAAGCTAAATCCGAAAGTTGATGATATACCTGAAAAATATTGTATCGAACATGATGGCATAAAGCTTCTTGTAATGGGCACCGTAAAAGCAGGAGGTTCGGGGTGCATATGCCCTGAACATGCTTTTCTGAGGGCATTGATGCAGCACCTGCTATTAACACCTCAGGAGGCATTGATAATGGATATGGAAGCGGGTATTGAGCATCTGGGAAGAGCTACGGCAGATTGTGTAGATGCGTTTATTGTTGTAGCAGAACCCGGCCAAAGGAGTATACAAACATTAAAAACTATTAAAAAGCTGGCTTTGGATATTGGAATACAAAAAATCTTTGTGGTAGGTAATAAAATAAGGACTAATGAGGAAAAATCGTTTATAATAAATGCATGCGAAAATATTTCAATATTAGGCTTTCTTCCTTATGATGCGGCTCTAATTGAAGCGGATAGGCAGGGAAAAACACCTTTTAATAAAGGCGAATGTTATACTGATGAAGTAAGAGCTATCAAGGATAAAATTTTAAATTTAATAAATAATTAA
- a CDS encoding formate--tetrahydrofolate ligase, whose translation MSYKSDIEIAQEAKIEHIKDVATKIGLCEDDIEYYGKYKAKIDYNLLKRFEDKKDAKLILTTAINPTPAGEGKTTTTVGLGDALRRLGKNAMIALREPSLGPVFGIKGGAAGGGYAQVVPMEDINLHFTGDFHAIGAANNLLAAMIDNHIYQGNELNIDPRRITWKRCVDMNDRQLRFVVDGLGGKANGTPREDGYDITVASEIMAVFCLANDMEDLKNRLARIIIGYTYDGKPVTAGQLKAQGAMAALLKDAFKPNLVQTLEGTPAFVHGGPFANIAHGCNSIIATKMALKLADYVVTEAGFGADLGAEKFLDIKCRMADIRPDAVVIVATIRALKYNGGVKKEDLNQENLDALKKGLPNLLKHVENITEKYGIPAVVAINQFPTDTERELALVQEECNRLGVNAVLSEVWAKGGEGGLELAKEVVRIIEEGKNNFKPIYDLDMGIADKITTIAKEIYGADGVEFAPAALKEINTLEELGFKNVPVCIAKTQYSLTDDPKLLGRPTGFKINVRNVKISAGAGFVVALTGAIMTMPGLPKRPAAEKIDVDVNGKIAGLF comes from the coding sequence ATGAGTTATAAGAGTGATATCGAAATTGCCCAAGAGGCAAAAATCGAGCATATTAAGGATGTAGCGACAAAAATTGGCCTATGTGAGGATGATATCGAATATTACGGTAAGTATAAGGCAAAAATCGATTATAATCTACTGAAACGCTTTGAAGATAAAAAAGATGCCAAGTTAATACTTACAACAGCTATTAATCCAACTCCTGCAGGTGAAGGCAAAACTACGACTACCGTAGGCTTAGGTGATGCACTCAGAAGGCTCGGTAAAAATGCAATGATAGCTCTGCGAGAGCCATCTCTCGGACCGGTATTTGGTATAAAAGGCGGTGCCGCAGGAGGCGGATATGCACAGGTAGTGCCTATGGAGGACATAAACCTTCATTTTACCGGAGATTTTCATGCCATTGGTGCGGCAAACAATCTTTTAGCAGCAATGATAGATAACCACATTTATCAGGGAAATGAGCTCAACATCGATCCTCGTCGCATTACTTGGAAGAGATGTGTGGATATGAATGATCGACAGCTCAGATTTGTGGTTGACGGTCTCGGAGGGAAAGCCAATGGGACGCCACGAGAGGACGGTTATGATATTACGGTAGCTTCTGAGATAATGGCTGTATTTTGCCTGGCAAATGACATGGAAGATTTGAAAAATAGGCTTGCAAGGATAATAATTGGTTATACATATGATGGAAAACCGGTTACAGCCGGACAACTAAAAGCTCAGGGAGCTATGGCCGCACTTTTAAAAGATGCCTTTAAACCTAATTTAGTGCAAACCCTTGAAGGAACACCTGCATTTGTTCATGGAGGGCCTTTTGCCAATATAGCGCATGGCTGCAACAGTATAATAGCGACAAAAATGGCTCTAAAACTTGCTGATTATGTGGTAACTGAGGCAGGCTTCGGCGCAGATTTGGGTGCGGAAAAATTCTTGGATATAAAATGCCGCATGGCAGATATTAGACCGGATGCCGTGGTAATTGTGGCAACTATTCGGGCCTTGAAATATAATGGCGGGGTCAAGAAAGAAGACTTAAATCAGGAAAACCTTGATGCATTAAAGAAAGGTCTGCCAAATCTTTTGAAACATGTGGAGAACATTACCGAAAAATATGGCATACCGGCAGTTGTTGCTATCAATCAATTCCCCACTGATACCGAAAGAGAGCTGGCACTGGTTCAAGAAGAATGCAATCGTCTAGGCGTAAATGCAGTGCTTTCCGAGGTTTGGGCAAAAGGCGGCGAAGGCGGCTTGGAACTTGCAAAAGAAGTTGTGAGAATTATTGAAGAAGGTAAAAACAACTTCAAACCCATCTATGATTTAGATATGGGTATTGCAGATAAAATAACTACTATAGCTAAAGAAATATACGGTGCTGATGGTGTCGAATTTGCCCCTGCAGCATTAAAAGAAATAAATACATTGGAAGAACTAGGATTTAAAAATGTGCCTGTATGTATAGCAAAAACCCAATATTCTCTAACCGATGATCCTAAACTACTAGGACGACCAACCGGATTTAAGATAAATGTAAGAAACGTAAAAATTTCTGCAGGCGCAGGATTTGTTGTAGCACTTACCGGTGCTATCATGACAATGCCCGGCCTACCAAAGCGTCCGGCAGCAGAAAAAATAGATGTAGATGTCAATGGAAAGATAGCGGGACTCTTTTAA
- a CDS encoding DUF166 domain-containing protein, with product MKRLKLFIAASEDTTDRPGFFQVKYGGEFAARKFLPHLTNFKNNPDFCTKQCYQFRQRFALDFTEDIAKIMLFPSVLPELIDDAQSYLKDAIPAHDILVAVGVHPDILIELIRKAISAGCKAVVIPREDPDWLTTSFVNKLKNMCETKGLEYAFPRPFCSLSKGKFIYINAFIDQFKIGKPKYEVITDEKENVIDVDVKCSSPCGATYHVASGLIGINRENMVDAANRLWHVYPCLSSSHMDPEIADSPMHLAAYINLYAAKDAQKNHEEDSYAN from the coding sequence ATGAAACGTCTAAAACTTTTCATAGCAGCAAGCGAAGATACTACTGATCGTCCGGGTTTTTTCCAAGTAAAATATGGTGGAGAATTTGCTGCAAGAAAATTTTTGCCGCACCTGACAAACTTTAAAAATAACCCGGATTTTTGTACAAAACAATGCTATCAATTTAGACAAAGGTTTGCATTAGATTTTACTGAAGATATCGCCAAGATTATGCTTTTCCCTTCGGTTTTGCCAGAACTTATCGATGATGCACAATCGTATCTAAAAGATGCAATTCCTGCCCATGATATTCTCGTTGCCGTAGGGGTACATCCTGATATACTTATCGAACTTATCAGGAAAGCTATAAGTGCCGGGTGTAAAGCGGTAGTAATTCCTCGGGAAGACCCGGATTGGTTGACCACCTCTTTTGTAAATAAATTAAAGAATATGTGCGAGACTAAAGGACTTGAATATGCCTTCCCTCGCCCCTTTTGTTCTCTTTCAAAAGGAAAGTTTATATATATCAATGCTTTTATTGACCAATTTAAAATAGGTAAACCTAAGTACGAAGTTATAACTGATGAAAAAGAAAATGTAATAGATGTAGATGTCAAATGTTCATCGCCCTGTGGTGCAACATATCATGTAGCTTCTGGTCTAATAGGTATAAACAGGGAAAATATGGTTGATGCTGCCAACAGACTATGGCATGTCTACCCTTGTCTTTCCAGTAGCCATATGGATCCTGAGATAGCAGATTCGCCCATGCATTTGGCAGCGTACATCAACCTTTATGCGGCAAAGGACGCTCAAAAAAATCATGAGGAGGACAGCTATGCTAATTGA
- a CDS encoding cyclodeaminase/cyclohydrolase family protein — protein MLIEKSCKDFVEVLSSKEPVPGGGGAAALVGAIGMALGNMVGNLTVGKKKYKDVESEVYAIMEKATKLQEALLSMVDGDAEVFGEVAKVYSMPKETHKEKEARAEAMEKALKQACTVPMDIIRTAVEAIKLQARLSEIGSIMALSDVGVGVLCLKTALLSGKLNVIINLNGIKDEDFVLKISKEMDALVEEGVKIADETYDKVEQRIKK, from the coding sequence ATGCTAATTGAAAAAAGCTGTAAAGATTTTGTAGAAGTTCTTTCTTCCAAGGAACCGGTGCCCGGAGGAGGTGGAGCGGCAGCTTTGGTTGGGGCTATAGGTATGGCCTTGGGCAATATGGTGGGCAATCTTACAGTGGGAAAAAAGAAGTACAAGGATGTAGAATCTGAGGTTTATGCAATCATGGAAAAGGCCACAAAGCTGCAAGAAGCTCTGCTGTCGATGGTAGATGGCGATGCAGAGGTTTTTGGCGAAGTAGCAAAGGTGTATAGTATGCCGAAAGAAACACATAAAGAAAAAGAAGCTAGGGCCGAAGCTATGGAAAAGGCATTAAAACAAGCCTGTACTGTGCCGATGGATATCATAAGAACGGCCGTAGAGGCGATTAAACTTCAGGCAAGACTTAGTGAAATAGGTTCAATTATGGCTTTAAGTGATGTGGGCGTTGGCGTCCTGTGCTTAAAGACTGCATTACTAAGTGGAAAGCTAAATGTAATTATAAATTTGAACGGGATAAAAGATGAAGATTTTGTCTTAAAAATCAGCAAAGAAATGGATGCTTTAGTAGAGGAAGGCGTTAAGATTGCTGATGAAACTTACGATAAAGTAGAGCAGAGAATTAAAAAATAA
- a CDS encoding methylenetetrahydrofolate reductase codes for MGLKEKLEHNEFAITAEMAPPKGIDFGRIRECAQAVKGRVDAVNVTDFQSAVVRSSSLGGAKVLLEEGLEPVMQITGRDRNRIAIQGELLSAAALGIKNILALTGDHPSIGDHPEARGVFDMDSVGILQAATKLMNGEDFNGHELSGIPEYFLGASVTPLYEPVELQIIKMVKKIQAGARFFQTQAVYDIDVIKGFMDKIKDLDAKVLVGVIPLKSAGMAKHMNNNVPGIHVPDEIIDKMKKAQDKEKEGLNIAAEFIKQVREEKICAGVHIMAVGAEENLPVLFDMCGF; via the coding sequence ATGGGTCTAAAAGAAAAGTTAGAACATAATGAATTTGCAATTACTGCTGAAATGGCTCCTCCTAAAGGCATTGATTTTGGCCGTATTAGAGAGTGCGCCCAAGCTGTGAAGGGCAGAGTGGATGCGGTAAATGTAACGGATTTTCAAAGTGCTGTGGTAAGGTCCTCATCACTGGGTGGAGCTAAGGTTTTACTTGAAGAAGGCCTAGAACCTGTAATGCAGATAACGGGCCGTGACCGAAACCGTATAGCTATCCAGGGTGAACTGTTATCGGCAGCGGCCTTGGGTATCAAAAATATATTAGCTTTAACCGGAGACCATCCAAGCATAGGCGATCATCCGGAAGCCCGAGGAGTCTTTGACATGGATTCGGTAGGCATTCTTCAGGCTGCTACAAAGTTGATGAACGGAGAAGATTTTAATGGTCATGAACTTTCTGGTATTCCTGAGTATTTTTTAGGTGCCAGTGTTACACCGCTGTATGAACCCGTTGAGCTGCAAATTATAAAAATGGTGAAGAAGATTCAAGCAGGAGCTAGATTTTTTCAAACTCAGGCTGTTTATGATATAGATGTTATTAAGGGTTTTATGGATAAAATAAAAGATTTGGATGCAAAAGTACTTGTAGGAGTAATACCGCTTAAATCTGCCGGTATGGCAAAGCATATGAACAACAATGTTCCGGGTATTCATGTGCCGGATGAAATAATTGATAAAATGAAAAAAGCTCAGGACAAGGAAAAGGAAGGTCTTAATATTGCTGCTGAATTTATTAAACAAGTGAGAGAAGAAAAAATTTGTGCAGGAGTTCATATCATGGCGGTTGGAGCAGAAGAAAATTTGCCGGTATTATTTGATATGTGCGGATTTTAG
- the lpdA gene encoding dihydrolipoyl dehydrogenase, which produces MTKKIVIIGAGPGGYVGAIKAAKMGAEVTIVDKDKVGGTCLNRGCIPTKALLASSDVLTNVKEAKDFGIMIEGEVKPDINFMMDRKDKIVERLVNGIEFLLDKNNVKFVKGCGRITDKNHVEVVKDDNSIEELEADAIIIATGSLPAQIPIFPYDGKKVIISDEALNLREIPKSMIIVGAGVIGCEFGMFFNNLGTSITMVEMMDHALPLEDKEIGREMEKVLKRKKIKLLLKSKIEKVEKTDAGVKAILDNGKEIQADMMLVAIGRKANTSDIGLEQLGIAMDRGRILVNEYMQTNVEGIYAIGDVVPGPQLAHLASAEAECAVENILGNACKMDYRAVPRGVFTDPEVSGVGLTEEEALAEGYSIKKGDFAFRALGKAQAMGQFFGKVKIIADKKTDRLLGASIIGPHATDIIHELVVGVKYGLTAEQLGKVIHSHPTLSEAVMEALQDVNGQSVHKL; this is translated from the coding sequence ATGACAAAAAAGATTGTCATTATTGGTGCAGGCCCCGGCGGATATGTAGGTGCAATAAAAGCTGCAAAAATGGGAGCCGAGGTAACCATAGTAGACAAGGATAAGGTTGGAGGGACCTGCTTAAATCGTGGATGTATTCCGACTAAAGCGCTGCTTGCATCAAGTGATGTTCTGACAAATGTAAAAGAAGCCAAAGATTTTGGGATAATGATAGAAGGAGAAGTAAAGCCGGATATTAATTTTATGATGGATAGAAAGGATAAAATCGTTGAGCGCCTTGTAAATGGCATAGAATTTTTACTTGACAAAAACAATGTCAAATTTGTTAAAGGCTGCGGAAGAATTACTGATAAAAATCATGTAGAAGTGGTTAAAGACGATAACTCCATTGAAGAACTTGAAGCTGATGCTATAATCATAGCTACGGGTTCGCTGCCGGCTCAGATTCCTATATTTCCTTATGATGGTAAAAAAGTTATTATTAGTGATGAGGCGCTAAATCTCAGAGAAATCCCAAAGAGCATGATAATAGTAGGAGCCGGTGTAATAGGATGTGAATTTGGAATGTTTTTCAACAACTTAGGTACATCTATTACAATGGTTGAAATGATGGATCATGCTTTGCCTTTGGAGGATAAGGAAATTGGCAGGGAAATGGAAAAGGTTTTAAAGCGAAAAAAAATAAAACTGCTGCTTAAATCTAAAATAGAAAAAGTCGAAAAAACCGATGCAGGGGTAAAGGCTATACTGGACAACGGCAAGGAAATCCAGGCAGATATGATGCTAGTAGCCATTGGTCGAAAGGCGAACACCTCAGATATAGGTCTTGAGCAGCTAGGGATTGCTATGGATCGAGGCCGAATCCTTGTAAATGAGTATATGCAAACGAATGTAGAAGGTATTTATGCTATCGGCGATGTAGTTCCGGGGCCGCAACTTGCTCACTTGGCTTCGGCTGAAGCTGAATGTGCAGTGGAAAATATTTTAGGGAATGCATGCAAGATGGATTATCGAGCAGTACCTCGGGGAGTGTTTACAGATCCTGAGGTATCGGGAGTAGGCCTTACTGAAGAAGAAGCATTGGCCGAAGGATATAGTATCAAAAAAGGCGATTTTGCTTTTAGGGCTCTTGGGAAAGCACAGGCTATGGGACAATTTTTTGGTAAGGTTAAAATTATTGCAGATAAAAAAACTGACAGATTGTTGGGTGCTTCTATCATCGGACCTCATGCCACAGATATTATTCATGAATTGGTTGTAGGTGTAAAATACGGCTTAACAGCCGAGCAATTAGGAAAAGTTATTCATTCCCATCCGACTTTAAGTGAAGCAGTCATGGAAGCACTTCAGGATGTAAACGGACAATCGGTGCACAAATTGTAA
- a CDS encoding AAA family ATPase — protein MAYTIAVAGKGGTGKTTLAGFLIDYLVEKKFAPVLGVDADPNANLNEVLGEDVEITLGDIREDISVKNRDGKLPGGMSKTDYINYKLQQAIIEGHGFDLLVMGRPEGAGCYCFANGILREATDRLSDNYKVMVIDNEAGLEHLSRRTTKSVDIMFAVSECSKRGIEAAARVKELIEELKLDVKELYLIVNRVPEEGLSDDIKQAIEGYGLKLAGIVPLDAKVFEYDNKGIPLVQLPKDSNAVKNARQIFDKIIIPQIKM, from the coding sequence ATGGCTTATACCATAGCCGTAGCAGGAAAAGGCGGTACAGGCAAGACGACCCTGGCCGGTTTTCTAATTGATTATTTAGTGGAAAAAAAGTTTGCACCTGTTTTGGGCGTGGATGCTGACCCTAATGCCAATTTAAACGAAGTACTGGGCGAAGATGTAGAAATAACTTTAGGCGATATAAGAGAAGACATAAGCGTAAAGAACAGGGATGGAAAACTGCCGGGCGGCATGAGCAAGACCGACTATATTAATTACAAACTTCAGCAGGCAATTATCGAAGGCCATGGTTTTGATTTGTTGGTTATGGGAAGGCCGGAAGGGGCAGGATGCTACTGCTTTGCAAATGGCATTCTAAGAGAAGCTACAGACCGCCTTTCAGACAATTACAAAGTGATGGTTATTGACAATGAGGCCGGTTTGGAGCATTTGAGCAGGCGCACCACGAAAAGTGTAGATATCATGTTTGCGGTAAGTGAGTGTTCAAAGCGTGGAATAGAAGCTGCAGCAAGAGTTAAGGAACTTATAGAGGAGCTAAAGCTTGATGTAAAAGAGCTTTACCTGATAGTAAACCGTGTTCCTGAAGAGGGACTGTCCGATGATATTAAGCAGGCTATAGAAGGTTACGGCTTAAAACTTGCAGGAATCGTTCCTCTGGATGCAAAGGTTTTTGAATATGACAACAAGGGCATACCCCTTGTTCAACTTCCAAAAGATAGTAATGCTGTAAAGAATGCAAGGCAAATTTTTGACAAGATAATAATTCCACAAATAAAAATGTAA
- the acsD gene encoding acetyl-CoA decarbonylase/synthase complex subunit delta, with translation MAYKMPTQKYSGKILEVNVGSDLKLGGESVLPFYSFDGDIGNKPAIGMEIWDIFPESWPAGVLDVFKEVADDPVKWAKHCIEKYNPDFICIKFEGASPDGLNKSVEECAKVAKRLAENVSVPLVIAGCSNNEKNAKLFTKIAEALPNKSYVFLSAVESNYKEVAAAVGLAYGNIVAAESSVDLNLAKQLNILITQLGVKPDKMVMNPGCAAVGYGFEYAVTTMDRIRLAALEQNDATLQMPMILPVSFESWKVKESVVSEEEIPEWGPQEERGIAMEISTAVGVLTAGANAVILRHPRSVEVIRNFITEMTE, from the coding sequence ATGGCTTACAAAATGCCTACACAAAAATATTCTGGAAAAATTCTAGAAGTTAACGTAGGCTCTGATTTGAAGCTGGGCGGAGAGTCAGTTCTACCCTTTTACAGTTTTGACGGGGATATCGGAAATAAACCGGCTATAGGCATGGAGATATGGGATATTTTTCCTGAATCTTGGCCTGCAGGAGTCCTAGATGTATTTAAAGAAGTTGCCGATGATCCTGTAAAATGGGCAAAGCACTGCATAGAAAAGTACAATCCGGATTTTATCTGTATTAAATTTGAAGGTGCAAGCCCTGACGGTCTTAATAAATCTGTCGAAGAATGTGCCAAAGTTGCAAAAAGATTAGCAGAGAATGTAAGCGTACCTCTGGTTATAGCCGGATGCTCAAATAATGAAAAAAACGCTAAACTTTTTACAAAAATTGCAGAAGCTCTTCCAAATAAAAGCTATGTGTTTTTATCGGCGGTAGAGTCAAATTACAAAGAAGTCGCAGCTGCCGTAGGGCTTGCTTATGGCAATATTGTAGCGGCAGAGTCATCTGTTGACTTAAATCTGGCTAAACAGCTAAATATTTTGATAACGCAATTAGGCGTAAAACCGGATAAAATGGTTATGAATCCCGGCTGCGCAGCCGTAGGATACGGCTTCGAGTATGCAGTTACAACTATGGACAGAATAAGGCTGGCAGCATTAGAACAAAATGATGCAACGCTGCAGATGCCGATGATTCTGCCTGTGTCTTTTGAATCGTGGAAAGTGAAAGAATCTGTTGTTTCTGAAGAAGAAATACCAGAATGGGGCCCTCAAGAAGAACGAGGCATAGCCATGGAGATATCTACTGCAGTAGGAGTTTTGACTGCCGGAGCTAATGCAGTAATACTTCGGCATCCGCGTTCAGTGGAAGTTATCAGGAACTTCATTACTGAAATGACTGAATAA
- the acsC gene encoding acetyl-CoA decarbonylase/synthase complex subunit gamma, with product MALNGMQIYKLLPRKNCKECGFPTCLAFAMKLAQGGTEAEKCPYMSDEAKAQLAEATAPPMKTVKFGANDTEYTLGGETVLFRHEKTFVNRPRFAIMFSDIMAQEEIEKKINNINTINYTRINEEMYVEIAAFRCESQDKDRFISLIKKVTESCPKVVPMIITESPEIAEAAVGICADKGPILFGANEQNYEAMTDLAKENKLLLGVTADGKENLYTLVQKLQNTGYKELLLDAGSRNLKGAFDDMVNIRRTALLSGDRTFGYPAVAFVCDMSQDKMMQLACASLFIEKYASIIVLSDMDYSMALPLFALRQNIFTDPQRPMRIEQGIYKVGSADEESPLLVTVDFALTYFIVSGEVERSKVPSWILIPDAGGYSVLTAWAAGKFNAKSIAKAVKEFEVENKVKTRELIIPGKVAVLKSDIEDELPGWKVTVGTEEAAALPNFLKKYKAKEAAS from the coding sequence ATGGCACTTAATGGAATGCAAATATACAAACTGCTACCTCGGAAAAATTGCAAGGAGTGCGGTTTTCCTACATGTTTAGCTTTTGCCATGAAACTTGCACAGGGCGGAACCGAAGCGGAAAAATGCCCTTATATGTCAGATGAGGCAAAGGCACAGCTGGCTGAAGCTACTGCACCGCCGATGAAGACGGTAAAGTTCGGTGCAAATGATACGGAATATACATTAGGCGGCGAAACAGTCCTGTTTAGGCATGAAAAAACCTTTGTAAATCGGCCCAGGTTTGCGATAATGTTTTCTGATATTATGGCTCAGGAGGAAATAGAAAAAAAGATAAACAACATCAATACCATTAATTACACCAGAATTAATGAAGAGATGTATGTAGAAATTGCTGCTTTTAGATGTGAAAGCCAAGACAAGGATAGATTTATAAGTCTTATTAAAAAAGTCACAGAAAGCTGTCCAAAGGTAGTACCCATGATAATTACAGAAAGTCCCGAGATTGCCGAGGCAGCAGTGGGCATTTGTGCCGACAAAGGACCTATACTTTTTGGTGCAAATGAGCAAAACTATGAAGCTATGACAGACCTTGCAAAAGAAAATAAATTGCTTCTTGGAGTTACTGCCGACGGCAAGGAAAATCTATACACTCTTGTTCAAAAGCTTCAAAACACGGGCTATAAAGAATTGCTGCTTGATGCCGGAAGCCGAAACTTAAAGGGAGCTTTTGACGATATGGTCAACATCCGCAGAACGGCGCTTTTATCAGGTGATAGAACCTTTGGGTATCCTGCGGTGGCTTTTGTGTGCGATATGTCACAGGATAAGATGATGCAGCTTGCATGTGCATCGTTATTCATCGAAAAATACGCTTCTATAATTGTTTTAAGCGATATGGATTATTCGATGGCACTTCCGCTGTTTGCTTTAAGACAAAATATTTTCACAGATCCACAGCGCCCGATGCGCATAGAACAAGGCATTTACAAAGTAGGTTCTGCTGATGAAGAATCACCGCTTCTTGTTACTGTTGATTTTGCCTTGACATATTTCATAGTATCCGGAGAAGTAGAGAGGTCAAAAGTGCCGTCATGGATTTTAATACCCGATGCGGGAGGATATTCAGTACTTACGGCATGGGCTGCTGGTAAGTTTAATGCCAAATCAATTGCAAAGGCTGTAAAAGAATTTGAAGTTGAAAACAAGGTAAAGACTCGAGAGCTAATAATACCGGGCAAAGTGGCAGTACTCAAGTCAGATATCGAAGACGAACTGCCGGGATGGAAAGTTACTGTCGGTACGGAGGAAGCAGCGGCATTACCTAATTTCTTAAAAAAATACAAGGCTAAAGAAGCCGCATCATAA
- the acsE gene encoding carbon monoxide dehydrogenase/acetyl-CoA synthase methytransferase subunit translates to MARFLTIGERIHVISPTIRKALQERNPEPIIARAREQVEAGANYLDVNIGPADRDGEELMPWAIKILQEEFPDTPLCLDTANMKAIEAGIKVYDRKAGKPIINSADAGSRLDMVNLAAEYDAMVIGLCAKEGIPRDNDERMMYCTQILERAMEAGLDPENILFDPLFVVLKGMQDKQQEVLEAVRQISEMGLLTTGGLSNVSNGCPKELRGLIEATFCAMAIQCGLTSAIINPLDKLVINVIKTADLIKGRTLYADSYLDL, encoded by the coding sequence TTGGCAAGATTTTTAACTATCGGTGAGAGGATTCACGTTATTTCCCCTACCATCAGAAAAGCGCTGCAGGAAAGAAATCCTGAGCCCATTATTGCAAGAGCTCGCGAACAGGTTGAAGCTGGCGCAAACTATCTCGATGTAAATATAGGTCCTGCCGACAGGGACGGAGAAGAGCTGATGCCTTGGGCAATCAAGATTCTGCAGGAAGAGTTTCCTGATACGCCTTTGTGTTTAGATACCGCTAACATGAAAGCCATTGAAGCCGGGATTAAAGTCTATGATCGCAAAGCTGGTAAGCCTATTATCAATTCTGCCGATGCCGGGTCCAGGCTTGACATGGTGAATCTTGCAGCAGAATACGATGCGATGGTTATCGGATTGTGCGCAAAAGAAGGTATTCCAAGGGATAATGATGAGCGGATGATGTACTGCACCCAGATTTTAGAAAGGGCTATGGAAGCCGGCCTTGACCCGGAAAACATTCTCTTTGACCCTCTATTTGTAGTTCTAAAAGGCATGCAGGATAAACAGCAGGAAGTACTGGAAGCCGTAAGACAGATTTCAGAGATGGGACTTTTGACTACCGGCGGCCTTAGCAATGTTTCCAACGGATGTCCTAAAGAGCTCAGAGGCTTGATTGAAGCCACTTTTTGTGCCATGGCTATTCAGTGCGGCCTGACCTCAGCTATAATCAATCCCTTAGACAAGCTCGTTATCAATGTGATTAAAACTGCGGATTTGATAAAAGGAAGAACCTTGTATGCAGATTCCTATTTAGATCTATAA